The Chlorocebus sabaeus isolate Y175 chromosome 14, mChlSab1.0.hap1, whole genome shotgun sequence genome segment AGTAGGGTTTCTGAATGACGAGGGTGGTGGTGGCAAAGAATTGAGAGGTCTTTTGGAAGAGGAAGGAGTCTTTTGTGTGCTGACAGGAAACCTGTGTCCACCACCAGTGTTGTGGAGATCCCTGTTGATTAGAAACCACAGAGTGGAGCTGGCAGTGGTCTGGGATATGTTCACTCAGCAGGGAGCTGCCCAAGGTGGTGGGCATAGCCAGTAGCAGGCAGCGATAGGTGACCAGAGTCTCAGGAAAAGTAATGGAGTCCCATAATTCACACAGACCAAGTTGCCCCCTGCTGTTCTCCCTTGACTTCATTAATGCCCAGCAATTGTCCACAGTCCTTGTGCCTGTACTGTCAGATGCAGAGCAGGGTGAGCCGAATAGGTTCTTAGACACAACTAGAAATCCAAATAGGAGCCAGACCAGAGGTCTTGGGAACAAACAGAGTCCAAACAAAGGTAAAGACAGTATAATCTACAGCATCATTCGCTTTGCTTAGAAGGATGTAACCCATCGGCTGGGAGCATGTGATGTTAATGCAGAATAGCAAGACAAccaggtgaaagggaagcagcaTAGCCACCAAGGTATCAATCTTCAGGTTGAGAGAACGGAAAGTTTAAACAGAGGGTAGAGGAAAGTcagaacaaaaaaatgtaaagggcATACCTAATGCTGTTGCCCAAGCACAGGTCCAGCTCGTGGTGGCAGGGGACCTTCTGCAGGAGTAGTTCCAAAGGCAAAGGTTAACCAGACTGGAATCCAAAGGGCCTGGGGATCTCCACTGGCTCCCTCATCGGGCGACGTCTAGCTCTATGGGCGTCTTCATCCAACAGGTAGTACTGCAGTGGATTTGGCCAGAGGTCCTCTTTAATAATCTGAGCAATCCTGTCGGACTCTGGAAGGCTGTGGTCTGAAAACcaggtgaagaagctgcagaTGACATGTCGGTTCCTATGAATGAAGGACTGGGGTCCATGGCCCTGGCGCCACATGATTAGAGTGGAAAAAGACACCACTTGGCCGAAGGATCTGACCTCATACACCTTGACGATCAGCTTGTTTCTGAAGTAAGGGTTTCTTCGAAAGAAGAACTTAAACTTGCAGCCTGTCCTAGGGTGTCTGAGCTCCTTCACTTCCAAATTGGTTAAGTAGCTCAACATCTCGGCATCTTGGCCTCTAATCATGGCAGACAGCTGTGGGTGGTGGCGGAAAGCAGTGACCCAGAAGCCCGGGATATTGCGAATGATGTCATTCCTCTGCTCTAGGTAGTATTCATGCATCTGCCCAAACCTGCGCTCCACCTGCAGGAGGGCCCTGTCAGCCTCGGCATTCACGGAGTCCAGTTCCAGCTGGATGGACTCCAGGGGGTTCAGGTGGAGACCCACGTTCAGGGGCCCGGGCCCAGGCCCCGCATCACTATTTACCTCATCTGTTGCTCTGTTTCCTTCCACCATGTCCATTTCCTCGCCTCCTGGCTTCTCATGCACTGGGGCTGAGAGTATGGCACACTCCTCAGGCTTCACGTCCTCAGCCTTCCCCTCTGCAATCACTTCAGACTCCGACCTCCCTGCACCACAAGTTTCTACAGCCTTATCCCCAACTAGGCCGGGCGTCTCTTCACCCGGAAAGCCATTTTTGAGACTGCTGTCAGTTGTCAGCGAGATAGAGGCTGCTTCTAGGCCCTCCGCGGGTGGTAGAGTCACTTCCTGTCCAGCTTCGATGGCTCCACGACTGCGACTCCCATCGACCAAGATGTGGAAAGTATGGCCACTATCTGCGGGATCCTGGGGCGTGACCCCCTCCTCTGGAAGCTGGGGCGGTGGGAGCACGACTGGCTCCAAGCGGCCCTCAAACACATCTGCCATTACCTGTGTCGCCTTACTCTTCTCTCGGGACCTCTGGCCCTGGTGCGGGTCTTCCGGGGCATGGTCGAGAGTAGCAGGCCTGTGAGGACTCTCCAGGAGGCTCATGTTGGTAGCGGCCAGGGCGGCAGTCGGTAGACGCCAGGCCACAATGGTGGGTCCCGTCAACGTTCCTCACACAAAATGGCGAGTAAACACCTCGACTATTTGCACCGCCCACTCTTCAGTCTCGCGATACCCACCCCCTAGTCTCGCGAGTCTGTGGTGGTGTCCTGTGCATCGTTATTTTAGCCATTGTGCTGGATGAGTAGTGGTATCACATggcggttttaatttgcatttagcCAAAGCCTAATCAACTGAGAACCttctcatatgttttttggccattagGATATTCTCTCTTGTGCAGTATCTGAGGCTTCTCCCTATTTCTCTGTTGGGCAGGTGTTCTTTTTCATATGGATTTGTAGGAAGCCTTTGTACATGCTAGATACTAGTCATTCTTCAAGTATAgatattacaaatatttcctcccactctgtggattactttttctgttttttgggttttttttggttttttctgtttttgtttttgtttttgttttttgagacgggctctgttgcccaggctggagtgcagtggcgccatctcagctcactgaagctgccgactcccgagttcaagcgcttctcctgcctcagcctcccaagtagctgggactacaggtgcctgccaccatgcccagacttttttttttttttttcttttttttttttttagtagagatgtggttttgtcatgttggccaggctgttcttgaactcctagcctcaggtgatctgcccaccttggcctcccaaagtgctgggattacaggcgtgagccaccgcgcctggcctactttttcTTCATCTTAATGGTACCTTTTGAGGAACAAAAGTTTTTCATCTTAATATGTGCCAATTTGTCATTTCCCGCTCTACCTTAGTGTTTTTCTGCTCTGTTTAAGAAATCTTATCTCTtgcctgggcacagtgcctcacacctgtaattccagcactttgagaggcggaggtgggaagatcacttgagcccaggagttggagaccagccagggcaacataggaagaccccatctctatttcaaaaaagaattaaaaaatgaaaaaccttaTCTCACCAAGATTGTTCAAATTTATATCTGCCATCCAGCTGGAATTCATTTTTATGAGTAGGGtcacaatttgtttttttccatatgaatatCTAATTGACCCAGCCTTGTTTATTGAAAAGACCATCTTTCCACATTCAtaggtttttaaatgtttccatcAAAAGTGACATAAATCATTGGCCAGAGCTAGTCAGTTGACCTTGTCTAACTTTAAAAGGACAGGGAGGTGTAATCTTCTCCTGAGCCTGGAAGGAGGAAACTGGAAATATTGGCAACTGCTGTATCACTcatcatgaaaaataatttgagtaaTAAACAAAAGACCAATAGAGTTAGGCCAAAGGACATAGATAAAAggtaataataaacagaaatttatgtaAGACAATACAGAGTATCAaccaaagattaaaaataaaaagagaaaataaacagtatTTGGAAAGGAAAACATAGTCACAttgattatttaaagaaatataagacAGGATGTTAGACAGCTTTATGCCAGTACATTTTCAAACTTAGATGAAATATATGGCTTCATAGAAATGTATAACTTATCAACAAGGACTGAAATgcaatagaaaatctaaatagacCTAGAGACAGTAAATAAATGGAATCAGtagcttaaaaaaatctttccacaAAAGTAGCGTGAGGTTCAAATGATTTTGAGACAACTACTACCAAACATTCGAGGTACACATaatccatttttatgtttattaaacagtcaacaaatgtttatattaaacattcaacaaatgtttattgggtacctactgtgtgcctggtaCTCTTATGGGCCCTCTGGATATAACAGTGAACAGAACAAGGATTTCTTCCCTCTTGGGGTTTACATTTTAGCAGGGGAGAAAGAtaacaataacaagaaaataatattgcACATTAGAAAGTTATAAGTGTTATGGAAAAAACAATAGAGTAAGGAGATGGAAAGTTCAGGGGGTAGGGAGTGGGGAGCAGATTGTAGTATGAAATAGGGTGGTCAGAGGAAGCCTCATTGAAAAGATGAGATTTTGGCAAAGAGTCAAAGAAGTTGAGGGAGTCAGCCAGTAGAAATCTTGGAGAAGAGCATTTCAGGAAGAGAAGTGCTAAGCAGAAGCACCAAGACAAGAGCATGCCTGGAATGTTCAAGAAATaacaaggaggccagtgtggatGGAGCAAAGTGAATGAGGGAGGCTAGATCAAGTAGGTTCTTGTATGATAGTGTAAGAAATTTGGCTTTTATTCTTAATGAAATGGGAAATTACTACAGGATTTTGAGCAGAGGACACAAAATGTGACTTTAGTTTTGCATGAATCACTCTGACTCCTGGGTGAAAAATAATCTGTATGGAAGCAATGGTAGATTTAGGGGGATCTTTTAGGAGGCTGCTGCACTAACCCAGGTAAAAGATGTTTCTCAGACCAGGTGGTAGCGATGGAGGTAGATGGTGGATATAGTATGATGGTAGAGTCAGCCTGATTTCATGGTAAATTGGCTATGGGatctcttagttcattttctgttgctgtaactgaatacctgagagtgggtaatttataaagaaaagtttatttaactcacaattctggaggctgagaagtccgaTATGCTATGCTATGAAGTAGCATGACAAAAAAGCAGAAGAGCTAGCAAGCACCTGGGAGAGAATGGACAAAAGAGGCTGACTCAGCATTATAGCAACCCACTCTCTCAAAAACTAATCCATTCCCATAAGAAGTAATCCAGCCTTGCAACAAAGACTTAAATCCATCTTACCAACCTGATcatctcttaaaggccccacctcccagcatggggtatgaaagaaagagagaagtcgAGGATGACTCCAAGGATTTTGACCTGAGCAACTGTTAGGATGGAGATACTGGAAGCAGAGTGGTGAAGGCTATAATGAGGAAGATCTTTGCAGGAAAATCggagttatcttttttttaaaaaaaacatattgTTTGAGATGATTATTGGACAACAGAGTTGAGATGCCAATTGGGCATAATGAGTTTAGAGCTCAGGAGAGGTCTGAGATAGGTATTCACATTTTGGGATAATCAGCATGCATGGAATTTAAAGCCAAAGGGTTGGATAAGAACACTAAGATAGTGAGTCCTGATAAGCTGGGCCCTGAAGACTCCAAAATTATAAggtcaagaaaaaaaggaaaaacatcaaGGAAGACTGAAGAGAGACCAGCAGGGTAGGAAGGAAACCAAATGAGTGCAATGTGCTTGAAGCCGAATGTGTAAAGGAAGGTGTTCAGCTGTGTCACAGGGTGCTCACAGGTCAGTTAAGATGAAGTCTGAGAACTGACCGTtggattttaaaacaaagagtCACTGGTGACTCAACAAGAGCATTTTCAGTGGAGTGGTGGTGGGGGTTGAAATATGTttgaaagggaaagggaggaaataaATTGGAGATTGAATATTGACAATTCTTTTGAGGaatttttctccaaaaagaaacaaagaaatgggaTCATGACAAGAGTAGTCAAGCTACTTTCAGTGCAGTGGTGGGGTAATAGCTTGGCTGGAATAAGTTTAAGAGAAAACAAGAAGCGAAAAAGTGAAAACAGCAAGAATATACAACTCTTTTGAGAAGTTTTGCTTCAAAGAAATGGGATAATAGCTGGTGGGGAAATGGAGCAAAGAACgtgtttttaaaatgggagaaGAAGCATGTGTAAAGAAGCAGGTTGATGTGAATGATCCAGTAGGGAGCAGAAACTAATGATGTAAGAGATAGAAGGAAGCATTATTGGAGGGATGTCCTGGAATAGACAAGAGGAGGTGGAATCTAGTACCTAAGTGGAGGAGGAGATGTCAGCTTTAGGTGGGAGCATGACAAATTCACTAGTGGTAACTGGCAGGAAGTCAAAGTATGAGGGTGTATGTGCTGGTAAACAGGTAAAAGTGATAGTGAGATTTATGAAATCTTCCTCTGATTGCTTCACTGTTCTCAGTGAAATAGAAAGCAAGATGATCAAATGAGTATGAGGAAATGGGGCAAGAGGCAGTAGAGTCTGAGGACAGAGAAGAAGGTATGAAATAGTTGTCTAGAGAGAAGAGTGACTAGACCAGGACCTAAAGTATTGTCAGACAACATTGAATTCATGAATTCAAAGTGAGACCCATCAGCATGGCTATGAATTTTTCTCTAGCCACATTCAACTTACAGGTGCAGTGTGAATAAGCAGAGTTGGATttagagctgaaacaagaaggacAAGAGAATAATTATAAGAATTGATCTTAGAGTTTAAGCTGGAGGAACAGAAGACATGCAGGATGAGATCAGTGAAAAGGTGGTCTGATCAATGAATTGGAAGATTCAGGCTACTGAAGGTCTCCTGGGGTCAAGTCCTAGGGAGAATAATCTAGAGGGCTGAGAGACAGTGGTTTGAGAATGACCTGCAAGAGATTAGTCAGAATCCTATTCATGAATCCAAGCTGGTCTCTAATGAGGCAGATAGAGGATAAGGTCATTGCAGGGGAGGTCAATGAGCCAACAGGACGGGGTGGGAAGGATAGTCTATGTGTATACTGAAATCACTGACAGATAAGACAAGAGAGAAGTGAGAATGAGGCAGGAGCTAAAAAACCTGAGAAATGAGAGGGAATGACATGAGGGTAGCAACGTTTTCGAGCAATAGGTGGTCCAAACCATTGACAGGAGACTCAAAGCTGGATTTGTATTCTAGGGCCAAGGTATAGCACCACCACCTTTGGATAAAATCAGTTAGTGGG includes the following:
- the TSPYL6 gene encoding testis-specific Y-encoded-like protein 6 is translated as MSLLESPHRPATLDHAPEDPHQGQRSREKSKATQVMADVFEGRLEPVVLPPPQLPEEGVTPQDPADSGHTFHILVDGSRSRGAIEAGQEVTLPPAEGLEAASISLTTDSSLKNGFPGEETPGLVGDKAVETCGAGRSESEVIAEGKAEDVKPEECAILSAPVHEKPGGEEMDMVEGNRATDEVNSDAGPGPGPLNVGLHLNPLESIQLELDSVNAEADRALLQVERRFGQMHEYYLEQRNDIIRNIPGFWVTAFRHHPQLSAMIRGQDAEMLSYLTNLEVKELRHPRTGCKFKFFFRRNPYFRNKLIVKVYEVRSFGQVVSFSTLIMWRQGHGPQSFIHRNRHVICSFFTWFSDHSLPESDRIAQIIKEDLWPNPLQYYLLDEDAHRARRRPMREPVEIPRPFGFQSG